One Synechococcus sp. Nb3U1 genomic window, GGGAGTTGGCCGCTTCAGTGTGCGCCGCGCTGGTCGGTTTGGTTGACATCTTCCCCAGCCTGTAGGTCGTAAAGCCGCGTTTGCAACAGGGGGGCTTGCTGCGCGGTTCGGTAAGGTTCAGCCTTGAAGTAACCAGATCAAGCAACTGAGGTCGAGCCTGTAGTTCAGAGATCCTCAGCCAAATGAACTCGAGGCGACTATCTCGTCAAGACAGCTCAAACCGAATTGCAGGGATCCCTGCAGATTGGCAACTTTCCAAGCGGCGGATCCCTTGCAACCTCAACTTCTTTAGCAGTATGTAAGTTCTTGCCTTGTAGGAACGTATACAGAACCGTATCCTAAAAAGCATGCAAACTTAGAGCATCTTTATTCGCCTCTTGTAAAATGCACAGAGAGTTGATGCCCATAAGAACACTCCGCAATCGCCGAACAGTTCTTGCAACTGGAACAGCCGCGCTCGCGACGCTCATGCTGCCGCGGTTGGCATCTGCAACAACAACACTGACATTCCAGCTCGATTGGAAATACAACGCTCAGTTTGCGGGCCTTTTCCTTGCCGAAGCAGAAGGTCTCTACGCTGCCTCCAACCTATCTGTGCAAATCCGTGAGTGGTCAGATGGTTTGAACGTGATCAATGCTGTAGCTGAGGGAACCGTAGACATGGCCTGCGCCGAGCAAAACCTTATCATCGCAGCCCAAGCTGCTGGTGCTCCGGTGAAGGCAGTAGCCACGATGTTCCATGCCTCACCCTACGGCCTGATGACAGTACCAGAAGCTGCCCTTGAAAGCCTCACGGATCTCGTCGGCAAGCGCGTCGGTGTTCATGTGGATGGGATCAAAGTGATGGAGTTGGTTAAAGGGGTCAACGGGATCACCGACATCGACGTGATGGAGATTCCTTATGGTGACAAGTTTGATCGTGTCATCTCTGGCGAGTTCGCAGCTGTGCAGTGCTATGTTATCGACGAACCCATTGGAGTGGCGGCAAAGTATGGTTTTGAACCCAAGGTTCTACGCTTGAGCGAGCACGGATTCTTGTCCACTGCCCAGACAATTGTTGCCTCAGAACGCCTGTTGACTGAAAAACCGGAAGTAGTGCGTGCCTTTCTAGCAGCCACTTTCGAGGGTTGGGCCAGGGCTCTTGCAGACAAGCCGCGCACGGCTGCTCTTGTCGTAGAGCGCTTCGTGCCCGAGGGGTCACCCTACAAAGATGTAGCCTACCAGACCCGAACACTCGAATTGCTAGAGCCTTATGTGCGAGGTAAAGGTGAGCCACTTGGTGTCATCGACGCTGAGGTCTGGGCCGAAGCAGCACGTCTGATGCTTGCCTATGACATTGTATCGGCGTTGCCAGATTTGCAGTCCTCGCTAGCTCCAGGTTTTATCAGTTAACGGAAAGAGCGACAATGCTTTCACAAGCTTGAGCAGCAGCGTGGCAAACCTGCCTACAGTACCAACTACTCCCCTGTGTTTGAGCCAACCTTATCTGGGATATCTGAGGTCGTTTCCGTCAGATACAGCCGTTCTTCAAAAGCATCATATTCAAACAACTCCGCATAACGGCCCCAGTC contains:
- a CDS encoding ABC transporter substrate-binding protein, producing MLPRLASATTTLTFQLDWKYNAQFAGLFLAEAEGLYAASNLSVQIREWSDGLNVINAVAEGTVDMACAEQNLIIAAQAAGAPVKAVATMFHASPYGLMTVPEAALESLTDLVGKRVGVHVDGIKVMELVKGVNGITDIDVMEIPYGDKFDRVISGEFAAVQCYVIDEPIGVAAKYGFEPKVLRLSEHGFLSTAQTIVASERLLTEKPEVVRAFLAATFEGWARALADKPRTAALVVERFVPEGSPYKDVAYQTRTLELLEPYVRGKGEPLGVIDAEVWAEAARLMLAYDIVSALPDLQSSLAPGFIS